In a single window of the Gossypium hirsutum isolate 1008001.06 chromosome D02, Gossypium_hirsutum_v2.1, whole genome shotgun sequence genome:
- the LOC107909924 gene encoding putative cysteine-rich receptor-like protein kinase 35 isoform X2, whose protein sequence is MWIKLKALSSILSHLLIGIALVDANLRCYDTGNFTLNSTYGKNRDLILASLLPNVSANGGFFTASIGQDSNKIYALGMCRGDSTPNGCYTCLNASIQDLIASCPNRKEALSWGGDPPCLARYANRPFFGILELQPTDAGYNTADITSNLTQFDTIWESLMDRVVSKASSGSSTKYATGEADFTAFQTIHALMQCTPDLSHKDCDSCLRQSVSYYESCCRGKQGGYVQKPNCWFRWDLYPFYTRNASTAASLSPPPSPASPPPLSVNSTRKKGDGGSHSSHTIAIIIVPIVILVAVLIILAVAVLLKRIKKTKRDDQNNKTHGEALQFDFNAVRVATDNFSDANLLGRGGFGSVYKGQLEDGRKVAVKRLSESSGQGEQEFKNEVMLLAKLQHRNLVRLLGLSFEQKERILIYEFLPNSSLDNFIFDSQYRIIHRDLKPANILLDEEMNPKISDFGMAKLFTVDQTRADTSKVVGTYGYMAPEYAWHGQYSVKSDVYSFGVLVLEIISGKKISSFSNQEVGDSLLTHAWRNWREGTPLEVVDPILRDGSRSEIMRCIHLGLLCVQDNIDSRPTMASVVLMLSSYSISLPVPSRPAFSMHSTMETETKSQSSSLSNQSKRENIQVSVNEASISELDPR, encoded by the exons ATGTGGATTAAACTTAAAGCTCTTTCTTCAATTCTCTCCCATCTGCTTATCGGCATTGCTCTCGTTGACGCTAACCTACGATGCTATGACACTGGTAATTTCACCCTTAATAGTACATATGGCAAAAACAGAGACCTTATTCTCGCTTCTCTCCTACCTAATGTCTCTGCAAATGGTGGTTTCTTTACTGCCAGTATCGGCCAAGACTCCAACAAAATTTACGCTCTTGGTATGTGCAGAGGAGACTCTACTCCGAACGGTTGTTATACATGTCTCAATGCCTCAATCCAGGACCTCATAGCTAGCTGTCCCAACCGAAAAGAAGCCCTTTCATGGGGAGGTGATCCTCCTTGTCTTGCACGCTATGCAAACCGCCCCTTTTTCGGAATCCTGGAGCTACAACCCACTGATGCAGGCTATAATACGGCGGACATCACTTCCAACTTAACTCAATTTGATACTATTTGGGAGAGTTTGATGGACAGAGTGGTGAGCAAGGCTTCCAGCGGGTCTTCTACTAAGTATGCAACCGGGGAAGCAGATTTTACAGCATTCCAAACGATACATGCACTTATGCAGTGCACTCCAGATTTATCACACAAGGATTGTGATTCCTGCCTAAGGCAATCCGTGAGTTACTATGAAAGCTGTTGCCGTGGAAAGCAGGGAGGTTATGTTCAGAAGCCTAACTGTTGGTTCAGATGGGATTTGTATCCTTTCTATACACGCAATGCTTCTACTGCTGCATCCTTATCTCCTCCACCCTCTCCTGCTAGTCCTCCGCCACTGTCAGTGAACTCTACAAGAAAAAAAG GGGACGGAGGCAGCCATTCATCCCATACCATTGCCATTATAATTGTTCCAATAGTCATCTTGGTGGCAGTACTTATCATACTTGCAGTTGCTGTTCTCcttaaaaggataaaaaaaacaaagagggATGATCAAA ATAACAAGACCCATGGGGAAGCATTGCAGTTTGACTTTAATGCTGTAAGAGTTGCAACAGACAACTTCTCAGACGCCAACTTGCTTGGACGAGGGGGATTTGGTTCTGTTTATAAG GGTCAGCTTGAAGACGGACGAAAAGTAGCTGTAAAGAGGCTGTCTGAAAGTTCGGGACAAGGAGAACAAGAATTCAAGAATGAAGTGATGTTATTGGCAAAGCTTCAACACAGGAATTTGGTTAGGCTTCTTGGTTTAAGCTTTGAACAAAAGGAAAGGATTCTCATCTACGAGTTTCTGCCTAACTCAAGCCTTGATAACTTTATATTCG ATTCTCAATACCGAATTATCCATCGCGACTTAAAACCAGCCAACATATTGTTAGATGAAGAGATGAATCCTAAAATCTCAGATTTTGGAATGGCGAAATTGTTTACGGTTGATCAAACTCGAGCTGACACAAGCAAAGTCGTTGGGACCTA TGGATACATGGCTCCTGAGTATGCATGGCATGGACAATATTCAGTTAAATCCGATGTTTACAGCTTTGGAGTATTGGTTTTGGAAATCATTAGTGGTAAAAAAATCAGTAGCTTCTCCAACCAAGAAGTGGGCGACTCTCTTCTAACCCAT GCATGGAGAAACTGGAGAGAAGGAACTCCTTTGGAAGTAGTAGATCCAATCCTGAGGGATGGCTCCAGAAGTGAAATAATGAGATGTATCCATCTTGGGTTGCTTTGTGTTCAAGACAATATTGATTCTAGACCAACCATGGCCTCTGTCGTTCTCATGCTTAGTAGCTATTCCATATCACTGCCAGTGCCATCAAGACCTGCATTTTCCATGCATTCCACCATGGAGACAGAAACGAAGTCTCAGTCATCATCACTCTCCAATCAATCTAAACGAGAAAACATTCAAGTGTCAGTCAACGAGGCTTCAATTTCTGAACTAGATCCTCGGTGA
- the LOC107909924 gene encoding putative receptor-like protein kinase At4g00960 isoform X1 encodes MWIKLKALSSILSHLLIGIALVDANLRCYDTGNFTLNSTYGKNRDLILASLLPNVSANGGFFTASIGQDSNKIYALGMCRGDSTPNGCYTCLNASIQDLIASCPNRKEALSWGGDPPCLARYANRPFFGILELQPTDAGYNTADITSNLTQFDTIWESLMDRVVSKASSGSSTKYATGEADFTAFQTIHALMQCTPDLSHKDCDSCLRQSVSYYESCCRGKQGGYVQKPNCWFRWDLYPFYTRNASTAASLSPPPSPASPPPLSVNSTRKKGDGGSHSSHTIAIIIVPIVILVAVLIILAVAVLLKRIKKTKRDDQNNKTHGEALQFDFNAVRVATDNFSDANLLGRGGFGSVYKGQLEDGRKVAVKRLSESSGQGEQEFKNEVMLLAKLQHRNLVRLLGLSFEQKERILIYEFLPNSSLDNFIFDPVKCLILNWEKRYKIIEGIAKGLLYLHEDSQYRIIHRDLKPANILLDEEMNPKISDFGMAKLFTVDQTRADTSKVVGTYGYMAPEYAWHGQYSVKSDVYSFGVLVLEIISGKKISSFSNQEVGDSLLTHAWRNWREGTPLEVVDPILRDGSRSEIMRCIHLGLLCVQDNIDSRPTMASVVLMLSSYSISLPVPSRPAFSMHSTMETETKSQSSSLSNQSKRENIQVSVNEASISELDPR; translated from the exons ATGTGGATTAAACTTAAAGCTCTTTCTTCAATTCTCTCCCATCTGCTTATCGGCATTGCTCTCGTTGACGCTAACCTACGATGCTATGACACTGGTAATTTCACCCTTAATAGTACATATGGCAAAAACAGAGACCTTATTCTCGCTTCTCTCCTACCTAATGTCTCTGCAAATGGTGGTTTCTTTACTGCCAGTATCGGCCAAGACTCCAACAAAATTTACGCTCTTGGTATGTGCAGAGGAGACTCTACTCCGAACGGTTGTTATACATGTCTCAATGCCTCAATCCAGGACCTCATAGCTAGCTGTCCCAACCGAAAAGAAGCCCTTTCATGGGGAGGTGATCCTCCTTGTCTTGCACGCTATGCAAACCGCCCCTTTTTCGGAATCCTGGAGCTACAACCCACTGATGCAGGCTATAATACGGCGGACATCACTTCCAACTTAACTCAATTTGATACTATTTGGGAGAGTTTGATGGACAGAGTGGTGAGCAAGGCTTCCAGCGGGTCTTCTACTAAGTATGCAACCGGGGAAGCAGATTTTACAGCATTCCAAACGATACATGCACTTATGCAGTGCACTCCAGATTTATCACACAAGGATTGTGATTCCTGCCTAAGGCAATCCGTGAGTTACTATGAAAGCTGTTGCCGTGGAAAGCAGGGAGGTTATGTTCAGAAGCCTAACTGTTGGTTCAGATGGGATTTGTATCCTTTCTATACACGCAATGCTTCTACTGCTGCATCCTTATCTCCTCCACCCTCTCCTGCTAGTCCTCCGCCACTGTCAGTGAACTCTACAAGAAAAAAAG GGGACGGAGGCAGCCATTCATCCCATACCATTGCCATTATAATTGTTCCAATAGTCATCTTGGTGGCAGTACTTATCATACTTGCAGTTGCTGTTCTCcttaaaaggataaaaaaaacaaagagggATGATCAAA ATAACAAGACCCATGGGGAAGCATTGCAGTTTGACTTTAATGCTGTAAGAGTTGCAACAGACAACTTCTCAGACGCCAACTTGCTTGGACGAGGGGGATTTGGTTCTGTTTATAAG GGTCAGCTTGAAGACGGACGAAAAGTAGCTGTAAAGAGGCTGTCTGAAAGTTCGGGACAAGGAGAACAAGAATTCAAGAATGAAGTGATGTTATTGGCAAAGCTTCAACACAGGAATTTGGTTAGGCTTCTTGGTTTAAGCTTTGAACAAAAGGAAAGGATTCTCATCTACGAGTTTCTGCCTAACTCAAGCCTTGATAACTTTATATTCG ATCCAGTAAAGTGTTTAATTCTAAATTGGGAGAAGAGGTACAAAATTATAGAGGGAATAGCTAAGGGACTTCTTTATCTTCATGAAGATTCTCAATACCGAATTATCCATCGCGACTTAAAACCAGCCAACATATTGTTAGATGAAGAGATGAATCCTAAAATCTCAGATTTTGGAATGGCGAAATTGTTTACGGTTGATCAAACTCGAGCTGACACAAGCAAAGTCGTTGGGACCTA TGGATACATGGCTCCTGAGTATGCATGGCATGGACAATATTCAGTTAAATCCGATGTTTACAGCTTTGGAGTATTGGTTTTGGAAATCATTAGTGGTAAAAAAATCAGTAGCTTCTCCAACCAAGAAGTGGGCGACTCTCTTCTAACCCAT GCATGGAGAAACTGGAGAGAAGGAACTCCTTTGGAAGTAGTAGATCCAATCCTGAGGGATGGCTCCAGAAGTGAAATAATGAGATGTATCCATCTTGGGTTGCTTTGTGTTCAAGACAATATTGATTCTAGACCAACCATGGCCTCTGTCGTTCTCATGCTTAGTAGCTATTCCATATCACTGCCAGTGCCATCAAGACCTGCATTTTCCATGCATTCCACCATGGAGACAGAAACGAAGTCTCAGTCATCATCACTCTCCAATCAATCTAAACGAGAAAACATTCAAGTGTCAGTCAACGAGGCTTCAATTTCTGAACTAGATCCTCGGTGA